A portion of the Rhodococcus pseudokoreensis genome contains these proteins:
- a CDS encoding STAS domain-containing protein: MTVEFAPFADATVGRISGDIDVLAAPSFALALAHLTDGGSFSRIIVDMTAVDFVGTSGLSILSEFAESARRQHITWALAGNRAVLRPIEAIGLSATIPTCSTVHDAFDRVEKIAHS, translated from the coding sequence ATGACCGTCGAATTCGCACCGTTCGCCGACGCCACCGTCGGGCGGATCTCGGGCGACATCGATGTACTCGCTGCACCGTCCTTCGCGCTTGCGCTTGCACATCTGACCGACGGGGGCTCCTTCTCACGCATCATCGTCGACATGACGGCAGTCGACTTCGTCGGAACGTCGGGATTGTCGATTCTTTCCGAGTTCGCGGAATCGGCTAGGCGGCAACATATTACGTGGGCTCTCGCGGGTAATCGTGCGGTATTGCGCCCCATCGAGGCCATCGGACTGAGCGCGACGATTCCGACCTGCAGCACGGTTCACGACGCATTCGACAGGGTGGAGAAGATCGCGCACAGCTGA
- a CDS encoding GAF and ANTAR domain-containing protein, whose amino-acid sequence MPNGPSESGRMGGDSPSAVFAKLAEMVYNGDDFDHVYQAICDAAAALVPGCAHASLMLKQNDRHITVAASDEVAAHVDALERAEQEGPCLDAIENDAPQVETELARSTQWPRLARRTVAETPVRGAAGFRLVIRGRKVGALNLFADNPGEFTDESIDQAILITAFAAVTLTALHEHEEAQTLREGLASNREIGKAIGLMMAFHDISEDRAFDLLRKTSQDMNIKLTGVAREVIAHHNSKFD is encoded by the coding sequence ATGCCGAATGGACCTTCGGAGTCGGGACGAATGGGAGGCGACAGTCCCAGTGCCGTCTTCGCGAAGCTGGCCGAGATGGTGTACAACGGCGACGACTTCGACCACGTCTACCAGGCCATCTGCGATGCCGCGGCGGCCCTGGTTCCTGGGTGTGCGCATGCCAGCCTCATGCTGAAGCAGAATGATCGCCATATCACCGTGGCGGCGAGCGACGAGGTCGCAGCGCACGTCGATGCACTCGAGCGAGCAGAGCAGGAAGGCCCCTGCCTCGACGCGATCGAGAACGACGCACCGCAGGTCGAGACCGAACTCGCTCGTTCGACGCAGTGGCCTCGGCTCGCTCGGCGCACAGTTGCCGAGACGCCCGTCCGAGGCGCCGCCGGGTTCCGGCTCGTGATCCGCGGACGCAAGGTCGGCGCACTCAATTTGTTCGCGGACAACCCCGGAGAGTTCACCGACGAGTCGATCGATCAGGCGATTCTGATCACGGCGTTCGCGGCGGTGACGCTGACAGCGCTCCACGAACACGAGGAAGCACAGACGCTACGTGAGGGCCTGGCGAGCAACCGCGAGATCGGGAAAGCCATCGGACTGATGATGGCCTTCCACGACATCTCCGAGGACAGGGCTTTCGACCTGTTGCGCAAGACGTCGCAGGACATGAACATCAAGCTCACCGGCGTCGCACGGGAAGTCATCGCGCATCACAACTCGAAGTTCGACTGA